The following coding sequences are from one Comamonas koreensis window:
- a CDS encoding threonine aldolase family protein, whose amino-acid sequence MNFGSDNQAGVSPRILQTLVEAASGIQSAYGNDEWSQRAEQMLGEAFGAPVKVFFVTTGTAANCLALSTIAQPWNAVVCHHMAHIAVDENSAPALFTGGASLLPMATDNGKISAEDLAAFVERTPHDAPHNMVISGLSISQVTENGLVYQPQEIAALAAQAHALGLRLHMDGARLANAIAALQCHPGDITWRAGVDVLSLGASKNGALMAEAVVFFDQALAQNFSLRIKRSGQLVSKSRTIGAQFCAWLEGGHWMELARHANAMAAKLSAALAATPGVRLSWPTQANEVFVRMPIALYEHLRAQGVRCSDWYASSLPAGTQLQAGEVVVRFVASWSSSDEEIAALMDLVHSHQRQAA is encoded by the coding sequence ATGAACTTTGGCAGCGACAACCAAGCCGGCGTCTCCCCCCGCATCCTGCAAACCCTGGTAGAGGCCGCCAGCGGCATCCAGTCCGCCTACGGCAACGACGAATGGAGCCAGCGCGCCGAGCAGATGCTGGGCGAGGCCTTTGGCGCGCCCGTCAAAGTGTTCTTCGTCACCACCGGCACAGCGGCCAATTGCCTGGCGCTGTCCACCATCGCCCAGCCCTGGAACGCCGTGGTCTGCCACCACATGGCTCATATCGCGGTCGATGAGAACAGCGCCCCGGCGCTCTTCACCGGCGGCGCCAGCCTGCTGCCGATGGCCACGGACAACGGCAAGATCAGCGCCGAGGACCTGGCCGCGTTTGTGGAGCGCACCCCCCACGACGCACCCCACAACATGGTGATCAGCGGCCTGAGCATCTCCCAGGTGACCGAGAACGGCCTGGTCTACCAGCCCCAAGAGATTGCCGCACTGGCCGCCCAGGCCCATGCACTGGGCCTGCGTCTGCACATGGATGGCGCGCGCCTGGCCAATGCCATCGCCGCGCTGCAGTGCCACCCGGGCGACATCACCTGGCGCGCGGGTGTCGATGTGCTGAGCCTGGGCGCCTCCAAGAACGGCGCGCTGATGGCTGAGGCGGTGGTGTTCTTCGACCAGGCGCTGGCCCAGAACTTCTCGCTGCGCATCAAGCGCAGCGGGCAGCTGGTCTCCAAAAGCCGCACCATCGGCGCGCAGTTCTGCGCCTGGCTGGAGGGCGGCCACTGGATGGAGCTGGCCCGCCATGCCAATGCGATGGCAGCCAAGCTGTCGGCCGCACTCGCCGCCACGCCTGGTGTACGCCTGAGCTGGCCCACCCAGGCCAATGAAGTGTTTGTGCGGATGCCCATTGCGCTCTATGAACATCTGCGCGCCCAGGGCGTGCGCTGCTCTGACTGGTACGCCAGCAGCCTGCCGGCAGGTACCCAGCTGCAGGCGGGCGAGGTGGTGGTGCGCTTTGTCGCGTCCTGGTCCAGCAGCGACGAAGAAATCGCCGCGCTGATGGACCTGGTGCACAGCCACCAGCGCCAAGCCGCATAA
- a CDS encoding CsbD family protein has product MNKDQVVGKIKDLAGEAQAGVGKAINSPSQIAKGKALEAEGEIQKKAGDVKESLKDAADAAKKRL; this is encoded by the coding sequence ATGAACAAGGACCAAGTCGTAGGCAAGATCAAGGACCTCGCAGGCGAAGCACAGGCCGGTGTCGGCAAGGCCATCAACAGCCCCAGCCAGATCGCCAAGGGCAAGGCACTGGAGGCCGAAGGCGAAATCCAGAAAAAGGCCGGTGATGTGAAAGAGAGCTTGAAGGACGCCGCTGATGCGGCCAAGAAGCGCCTCTGA
- the glnK gene encoding P-II family nitrogen regulator, translating to MKMITAVIKPFKMDEVREALADVGVTGLTVSEVKGFGRQKGHTELYRGAEYVVDFLPKVKIEVAVKDEDVDRCVDAIVNAARTGKIGDGKIFVTEIERVIRIRTGDLDEAAV from the coding sequence ATGAAAATGATTACCGCCGTTATCAAACCTTTCAAGATGGACGAGGTGCGTGAAGCTCTGGCGGATGTGGGTGTGACCGGTCTGACGGTCAGTGAGGTCAAGGGCTTTGGCCGCCAAAAGGGCCATACCGAGCTCTATCGCGGAGCGGAATATGTCGTGGACTTTCTGCCCAAGGTGAAGATCGAAGTCGCCGTGAAAGACGAGGATGTGGACCGCTGTGTGGACGCGATCGTCAACGCGGCCCGCACCGGCAAGATCGGAGACGGCAAGATTTTCGTCACCGAGATCGAGCGCGTGATCCGTATCCGTACCGGCGATCTGGACGAAGCGGCGGTCTGA
- a CDS encoding SulP family inorganic anion transporter, which yields MSPFLHYFRAQWAPSVPRELMAGAVATFALIPEVIAFSFVAGVDPSVGLFASFVISIVIAFAGGRPAMVSAAAGSVALVAAPLVQAHGLQYLLAAGLLAGAMQVLFGWLRLGVLLRFVSGSVRTGFVNALAILIFAAQLPHLVGANGATWAMLALGLVVIYGLPRISTAIPSPLICILVLTGAAHALDLPLKTVADLGHLPDSLPSWALPDVPLSWQTLQLIALPALAIAMVGLLESLMTASVVDEQTDTPSAKNRECSGLGLANIAASCFGGIAGCGMIGQSVSNVRYGGRGRLSTLFAGAFLLGLMVLLKPWVAQVPVVALVAIMVMVSASTLDWGSARALLKHPKLSSLVMLATVVVTIATHNLAAGVAVGVLLSGVFFMFKVSRLLQVQRSGDAELVYAVRGQLFFASADLLVDAFDVREIEGRPVRIDMAQAHLWDITAVQALAKVCARLRKHGSAVQVTGLNAQSQALAARLDLRLDGV from the coding sequence ATGTCCCCTTTTCTTCATTATTTCCGCGCCCAGTGGGCGCCGAGCGTGCCGCGCGAGCTGATGGCCGGCGCGGTCGCCACGTTTGCGCTGATCCCCGAGGTCATCGCCTTTTCCTTTGTCGCCGGAGTGGATCCATCGGTGGGCCTGTTTGCCTCCTTTGTCATCAGCATCGTCATTGCCTTTGCGGGCGGGCGGCCGGCCATGGTGTCGGCCGCTGCGGGCTCAGTGGCCCTGGTCGCAGCGCCCTTGGTGCAGGCCCATGGCCTGCAGTACCTGTTGGCGGCGGGCCTGCTGGCCGGCGCCATGCAGGTGCTGTTTGGCTGGCTGCGCCTGGGCGTGCTGCTGCGCTTTGTCTCGGGCTCGGTGCGCACCGGTTTTGTCAATGCGCTGGCCATTCTTATTTTTGCGGCCCAGCTGCCACACCTGGTGGGCGCCAATGGCGCGACCTGGGCCATGCTGGCGCTGGGCCTGGTGGTCATCTATGGCCTGCCGCGCATCAGCACGGCCATCCCGTCGCCGCTGATCTGCATTCTGGTGTTGACGGGCGCAGCCCATGCGCTGGATCTGCCGCTCAAGACTGTGGCCGACCTGGGCCACCTGCCCGATAGCTTGCCCAGCTGGGCGCTGCCCGATGTGCCGCTGTCCTGGCAGACCCTGCAGCTGATTGCGCTGCCGGCGCTGGCCATTGCGATGGTGGGCCTGCTCGAATCCTTGATGACCGCCAGCGTGGTCGATGAGCAGACCGACACCCCCAGCGCCAAAAACCGCGAATGCAGCGGGCTGGGCCTGGCCAATATCGCAGCCAGCTGCTTTGGCGGCATAGCCGGCTGCGGCATGATTGGCCAGAGCGTGAGCAATGTGCGCTATGGCGGGCGCGGCCGGCTGTCCACCTTGTTTGCCGGGGCCTTTTTGCTGGGCTTGATGGTGCTGCTCAAGCCCTGGGTGGCCCAGGTGCCGGTGGTGGCGCTGGTCGCGATCATGGTCATGGTGTCGGCTTCGACCCTGGACTGGGGATCGGCCCGCGCGCTGCTCAAACATCCCAAGCTGTCGAGCCTGGTGATGCTCGCCACGGTGGTGGTCACCATCGCCACCCACAACCTGGCCGCTGGCGTGGCGGTGGGCGTGCTGCTGAGCGGCGTGTTCTTCATGTTCAAGGTGTCCAGGCTGCTGCAGGTGCAGCGCAGCGGTGATGCCGAGTTGGTCTACGCCGTGCGTGGCCAGCTGTTCTTTGCCTCGGCCGATCTGCTGGTCGATGCCTTTGATGTGCGCGAGATCGAGGGCCGGCCGGTGCGCATCGACATGGCGCAGGCGCATCTGTGGGACATCACGGCCGTGCAGGCGCTCGCCAAGGTCTGCGCACGGTTGCGCAAGCATGGCAGCGCCGTGCAGGTGACAGGGCTCAACGCCCAGAGCCAGGCGCTGGCCGCCCGTCTGGACCTGCGGCTGGACGGCGTTTAG
- a CDS encoding diacylglycerol kinase has translation MNQPDPRPPTEPAAPAHSLADIHAANPQKSRTGLARVWHAAGYSLQGLRAGWGEKAFRLEAMLALLMLPASIWLARDWRDWALLITPVFLVLIAELLNTGIEMAMDRFGPQWHALAKKAKDMGSAAVFLALVLCAAVWLPALYERLLK, from the coding sequence ATGAACCAGCCCGATCCCCGCCCCCCCACCGAGCCCGCCGCGCCAGCGCACAGCCTGGCCGACATCCACGCCGCCAACCCGCAAAAAAGCCGCACGGGCCTGGCCCGCGTCTGGCATGCCGCAGGCTACTCGCTGCAAGGCCTGCGGGCCGGCTGGGGCGAAAAGGCCTTCCGCCTGGAGGCCATGCTCGCGCTGCTGATGCTGCCTGCCTCCATCTGGCTGGCGCGCGATTGGCGCGATTGGGCCTTGCTGATCACCCCGGTTTTTCTGGTGCTGATCGCCGAGCTGCTCAATACTGGCATCGAGATGGCGATGGACCGCTTTGGCCCCCAGTGGCATGCACTGGCCAAGAAGGCCAAGGACATGGGCAGTGCCGCCGTGTTCCTGGCGCTGGTGCTGTGCGCGGCGGTGTGGCTGCCTGCCTTGTATGAAAGATTGCTGAAATGA
- a CDS encoding helix-turn-helix domain-containing protein: MPHAPPPHHNAGADATTDVLATKLRLLRRDADLTLQQLSQRCGISASALSKIEHGQLSPTYEKIAALARGLEVDVGELFSPLQQTGLRARRSITRQGDGLVHRTPQYVYELLHADLADKRFIPLLTTIKAHERSAFPQLLSHDGEEMLYVMRGSVVIHTDSYAPLELAAGDSCYFDSVMGHACISGGDEDAQVLWICSHTTIKP; encoded by the coding sequence ATGCCCCACGCCCCCCCGCCCCACCACAACGCCGGCGCCGATGCCACCACCGATGTGCTGGCCACCAAGCTGCGCCTGCTGCGGCGCGATGCCGATCTGACCTTGCAGCAGCTGAGCCAGCGCTGTGGCATCTCAGCGTCTGCACTGTCCAAGATCGAACACGGCCAGCTCTCGCCCACCTATGAAAAAATCGCGGCGCTCGCGCGCGGGCTGGAGGTGGACGTGGGCGAGCTCTTCAGCCCGCTGCAGCAAACGGGCCTGCGCGCGCGGCGCAGCATCACCCGCCAGGGCGATGGCCTGGTGCACCGCACGCCGCAATATGTCTATGAGCTGCTGCATGCCGACCTGGCCGACAAGCGCTTTATTCCGCTGCTCACCACCATCAAGGCCCATGAGCGCAGCGCCTTTCCGCAGTTGCTCAGCCACGATGGCGAGGAGATGCTGTATGTGATGCGCGGCAGCGTGGTCATCCATACCGACAGCTACGCGCCGCTGGAGCTGGCCGCCGGCGACTCCTGCTATTTCGACAGCGTCATGGGCCATGCCTGCATCTCGGGCGGCGATGAAGATGCGCAGGTGCTGTGGATCTGCTCGCACACCACGATCAAGCCCTGA
- a CDS encoding GNAT family N-acetyltransferase, with translation MTSLPADPTPAPHPGPSLELRILPSIAEFDALAWDGLLALQERPTPFMRHAYLQALEDSGSATVESGWQPCHLSLWQGDVLVGACPMYLKSHSYGEYVFDFAWARAYAEHGLDYFPKAVIAVPFTPVPGSRLLVADDSFRAPLLHAATQFCDQQQVSSLHLLFGAAPDLQAADNIALMQRENVQFHWRNRDAAETGDARPYADFDDFLAELQQDKRKKIRQERRKVQAAGVTFRHASGAQISAADWDFFYQCYERTYLEHGNAPYLTPAFFAAMRTQMAEHWLLFIAEREGRPIAASLIAIDAPGTGPRHAYGRYWGAMERVDCLHFEACYYQPIAWCIRHGLQCFEGGAQGEHKMARALMPVRTPSAHWLAHAGFAQAVERYLARESQGMAEYQRSLQDHSPLKHRP, from the coding sequence ATGACCTCGCTGCCCGCTGACCCCACGCCCGCACCCCACCCTGGCCCCAGCCTGGAGCTGCGCATCCTGCCCAGCATCGCCGAGTTCGATGCCCTCGCCTGGGATGGACTGCTGGCCTTGCAAGAGCGCCCCACCCCCTTCATGCGCCACGCCTATCTGCAGGCGCTGGAGGACAGCGGCAGCGCCACCGTGGAGAGCGGCTGGCAGCCTTGCCACCTGAGCCTGTGGCAGGGCGACGTGCTGGTGGGCGCTTGCCCTATGTACCTCAAAAGCCATTCCTATGGCGAGTACGTGTTTGACTTTGCCTGGGCGCGGGCCTATGCCGAGCATGGCCTGGACTACTTCCCCAAGGCGGTCATTGCCGTGCCCTTTACCCCGGTGCCCGGCAGCCGCCTGCTGGTGGCCGATGACAGCTTTCGCGCGCCGTTGCTGCATGCCGCCACCCAGTTTTGCGACCAGCAGCAGGTCTCGTCGCTGCACCTACTGTTTGGCGCTGCGCCCGATCTTCAGGCGGCGGATAACATTGCGCTGATGCAGCGCGAGAACGTGCAGTTCCACTGGCGCAACCGCGATGCGGCCGAGACCGGCGACGCCAGGCCCTACGCCGACTTCGATGATTTTCTGGCTGAGCTGCAGCAGGACAAGCGCAAGAAGATTCGCCAGGAGCGGCGCAAGGTGCAGGCCGCTGGCGTCACGTTCCGCCATGCCAGTGGAGCGCAGATCAGCGCAGCCGATTGGGACTTCTTCTACCAGTGCTATGAGCGCACCTATCTGGAGCATGGCAACGCGCCCTACCTGACCCCGGCGTTCTTTGCCGCGATGCGCACGCAGATGGCCGAGCACTGGCTGCTCTTTATCGCCGAGCGCGAGGGCCGCCCCATCGCCGCCAGCCTGATCGCGATCGATGCGCCGGGCACGGGGCCGCGCCACGCCTATGGCCGCTACTGGGGTGCGATGGAGCGGGTGGACTGCCTGCACTTTGAGGCCTGCTACTACCAGCCCATTGCATGGTGCATACGCCATGGCCTGCAGTGCTTTGAAGGCGGCGCGCAGGGCGAGCACAAGATGGCACGCGCCCTCATGCCGGTGCGCACCCCCAGCGCCCACTGGCTGGCCCATGCCGGCTTTGCCCAGGCGGTAGAGCGCTACCTGGCGCGCGAGTCCCAGGGCATGGCCGAGTACCAGCGTTCGCTGCAGGACCACAGCCCGCTCAAACACCGGCCATAA
- a CDS encoding MFS transporter: MRTSSTEPAASAATNKRVLIASLMGSSIEWFDYFLYATTAALVFGKVFFPTTDPVVGLMLSYLTFSLTFFIRPLGGFIFSHIGDRIGRKKTLVITLSLMGGATVLIGLLPGYEQIGIWAPILLIVLRLVQGLGIGGEWGGALLLAYEYAPKNRKGLFGSVPQMGVTIGMVLATLAITVMSTLPDDQFLAWGWRVPFLLSAILVFLGLWIRKGIDETPAFKQAKASGNVAKIPLVETLRYHWRAVLVAVAIKFVETAPFYIFSTFIVSYATATLGFERISVLNAVTIATLLTTVMIPIMGRLSDSIGRKRMFIAGTLVMAAFTFPYFMLLEQRTMTSLVIATVVGLGLVWAPITAVLGTLFSEIFSTRVRYTGITLGYQIGAALAGGTAPLLATWLLNRYNGSWVPVAWYIVGTAVISLIGIAYAKTVADND, from the coding sequence ATGCGCACCTCTTCGACCGAGCCAGCAGCGTCTGCGGCCACCAACAAGCGAGTACTGATTGCCAGTCTGATGGGCAGCTCCATCGAGTGGTTTGACTATTTCCTCTATGCGACCACGGCGGCGCTGGTGTTCGGGAAGGTGTTCTTCCCAACCACCGATCCGGTCGTGGGGCTGATGCTGTCCTACCTGACCTTCTCGCTGACCTTCTTCATCCGGCCGCTGGGCGGCTTTATCTTCTCGCACATCGGTGACCGCATCGGGCGCAAGAAGACCTTGGTGATCACCTTGTCGCTGATGGGCGGCGCCACGGTGCTGATCGGCCTGCTGCCGGGCTATGAGCAAATTGGCATATGGGCGCCGATCCTGCTGATCGTGCTGCGCCTGGTGCAAGGCCTGGGCATTGGTGGCGAGTGGGGCGGCGCGCTGCTGTTGGCCTACGAATACGCGCCCAAGAACCGCAAGGGTCTGTTTGGCAGCGTGCCGCAGATGGGCGTGACCATCGGCATGGTGCTGGCCACCTTGGCCATCACCGTGATGAGCACCTTGCCCGATGACCAGTTTCTGGCCTGGGGCTGGCGCGTGCCGTTCCTGCTGAGCGCCATCCTGGTGTTCCTGGGCCTGTGGATCCGCAAGGGCATTGATGAGACCCCTGCGTTCAAGCAGGCCAAGGCCAGCGGCAATGTCGCCAAGATCCCGCTGGTCGAAACCCTGCGCTACCACTGGCGCGCGGTGCTGGTGGCCGTCGCCATCAAGTTTGTCGAAACGGCGCCGTTCTATATCTTCTCGACCTTTATCGTCAGCTACGCCACGGCCACCTTGGGCTTTGAGCGCATCTCCGTGCTCAATGCGGTCACCATTGCCACCTTGCTGACGACCGTGATGATTCCCATCATGGGGCGCCTGTCCGACAGCATTGGCCGCAAGCGCATGTTTATCGCTGGCACCTTGGTGATGGCCGCCTTCACCTTCCCGTACTTCATGCTGCTCGAGCAGCGCACTATGACCAGCCTGGTCATCGCCACCGTCGTCGGTCTGGGTCTCGTCTGGGCGCCCATCACGGCCGTGCTGGGCACCTTGTTCTCGGAGATTTTCTCGACCCGCGTGCGCTACACCGGCATCACGCTGGGCTACCAGATTGGCGCGGCGCTGGCAGGCGGCACTGCCCCCTTGCTCGCCACCTGGCTGCTCAACCGATACAACGGCTCCTGGGTGCCGGTGGCCTGGTACATCGTGGGCACGGCGGTCATCTCGCTCATTGGCATTGCGTATGCCAAGACGGTGGCCGATAACGACTAA
- a CDS encoding TIGR00730 family Rossman fold protein: MTNSPSFSMCVYCGSRPGKTDAFGQAAQAVGHWIGSHGGQLVYGGGKSGLMGTVARATREAGGRVVGVIPKALVDRELANELCDELHVVTTMHERKAMMAERSNAFIAIPGGIGTFEELYEIWTWRQLGYHDKPIGILNAHGYYDGMLQFLQQCVGQGFMDDWQMGLIKSGDDHTALLAQLVEEAGLSQQSDAMRAVI, translated from the coding sequence ATGACCAACTCCCCTAGCTTTTCGATGTGCGTTTACTGCGGCTCGCGCCCCGGCAAGACCGACGCCTTTGGCCAGGCCGCCCAGGCCGTGGGCCACTGGATTGGCAGCCACGGCGGCCAGCTGGTCTATGGCGGCGGCAAATCCGGCCTGATGGGCACGGTGGCCCGCGCCACGCGCGAGGCCGGCGGCCGCGTGGTCGGCGTGATCCCCAAGGCCCTGGTGGACCGCGAGCTGGCCAATGAGCTCTGCGACGAGCTGCACGTGGTCACCACGATGCACGAGCGCAAGGCCATGATGGCCGAGCGCAGCAATGCCTTCATCGCCATCCCTGGCGGCATCGGCACCTTTGAAGAGCTGTATGAAATCTGGACCTGGCGCCAGTTGGGCTACCACGACAAGCCCATCGGCATTCTCAACGCCCATGGCTACTACGACGGCATGCTGCAGTTCCTGCAGCAGTGCGTGGGCCAGGGCTTTATGGACGACTGGCAGATGGGCCTGATCAAGAGTGGCGATGACCATACCGCGCTTCTCGCACAACTGGTCGAAGAAGCCGGCCTGTCGCAGCAAAGCGATGCGATGCGTGCCGTGATCTAA
- a CDS encoding ornithine cyclodeaminase family protein, with amino-acid sequence MQILDSTHTTQHLPMAALIDCLEQMFIAGCEVPLRHNHQIAGQTSAEDGILLLMPAWQTGKRMGVKTVSIFPGNQARGLPGLHSVFILYDATTGAPLAVLDGDAITSRRTAAASALAARWLSRPDARRLLVLGAGRVASLLPDAYRCVRDIQEVQVWDIRPEAAQAMVARLQAQGLQAAVATDLEQAARQADIISCATLSNAPLVRGEWLQPGVHLDLIGSFTPAMRESDDACFARATVFVDTPEALMKAGDILAPIASGAWEASGLAATLEQLCRSQHAGRRSADEITLFKAVGTALEDLAAASLAFDAFSAAGTSGASAT; translated from the coding sequence ATGCAGATCCTGGACTCCACCCACACCACGCAACACCTGCCCATGGCGGCCTTGATCGACTGTCTGGAACAGATGTTCATCGCCGGCTGCGAAGTGCCACTGCGCCACAACCACCAGATCGCCGGCCAGACGAGCGCTGAAGACGGCATCCTGCTGCTGATGCCCGCCTGGCAAACCGGCAAGCGCATGGGGGTCAAGACGGTGTCCATCTTCCCGGGCAACCAGGCGCGGGGCCTCCCGGGTCTGCATTCGGTCTTTATCCTGTACGACGCGACCACCGGCGCGCCGCTGGCGGTGCTCGATGGCGATGCCATCACCTCGCGCCGCACCGCTGCCGCATCGGCCTTGGCCGCGCGCTGGCTCAGCCGCCCCGATGCCCGCCGTCTGCTGGTGCTGGGCGCCGGCCGCGTGGCCAGCCTGCTGCCCGATGCCTACCGCTGCGTGCGGGATATCCAGGAGGTGCAGGTCTGGGACATCCGCCCCGAGGCCGCGCAAGCGATGGTGGCGCGCCTGCAGGCGCAAGGCCTGCAAGCCGCAGTCGCCACCGACCTGGAGCAGGCGGCGCGCCAGGCCGACATCATCAGCTGCGCCACCTTGTCCAACGCGCCCTTGGTGCGTGGCGAATGGCTGCAGCCAGGTGTGCACCTGGACCTGATCGGCAGCTTTACCCCGGCGATGCGCGAGAGCGATGACGCCTGCTTTGCCCGCGCCACCGTTTTTGTCGATACGCCCGAAGCGCTGATGAAGGCGGGCGATATTCTGGCGCCCATCGCCAGCGGCGCCTGGGAGGCCAGCGGCCTGGCTGCCACCTTGGAGCAGCTGTGCCGCAGCCAGCACGCGGGCCGCCGCAGCGCCGATGAGATCACGCTGTTCAAGGCCGTGGGCACGGCGCTGGAGGACCTGGCCGCCGCATCGCTGGCCTTTGACGCCTTTAGCGCTGCGGGCACCTCGGGCGCCTCGGCCACCTGA
- a CDS encoding RDD family protein produces MQTTSSTTALPSGPLATSALLRAPRLARRMACWLYEGMLMFGVVFMSGYLYSSLSQTRNAMDNRHGLQLFLFIIFGIYFTWFWHKGQTLAMKTWQIRIVDRHGQPLTQGRALLRYVCSWLWFLPPLVVSMPFSLPVGEIVVLLSGWIVLWALASRLHPLQQFWHDAIAGTRLVSAERPAPKNTAPDRSG; encoded by the coding sequence ATGCAGACCACTTCCAGCACAACAGCGCTCCCTTCCGGCCCTCTCGCCACCAGCGCCCTGTTGCGCGCACCGCGCCTGGCGCGGCGCATGGCCTGCTGGTTGTACGAGGGCATGCTGATGTTTGGCGTGGTCTTTATGTCGGGCTACCTCTACAGCTCGCTGAGCCAGACCCGCAATGCGATGGACAACCGCCATGGCCTGCAGCTGTTCCTGTTCATCATCTTTGGCATCTACTTCACCTGGTTCTGGCACAAGGGCCAGACCCTGGCGATGAAGACCTGGCAGATCCGCATCGTTGACCGCCATGGCCAGCCGCTGACCCAGGGCCGCGCGTTGCTGCGCTATGTCTGCAGCTGGCTGTGGTTTCTGCCGCCGCTGGTTGTCAGCATGCCCTTTAGCCTGCCGGTGGGCGAAATCGTCGTGCTGCTGAGCGGCTGGATCGTGCTCTGGGCGCTGGCCAGCCGGCTGCACCCGCTGCAGCAGTTCTGGCACGATGCGATCGCGGGTACCCGCCTGGTCAGCGCCGAGCGCCCTGCGCCCAAAAACACGGCGCCTGATCGGTCGGGCTAG
- a CDS encoding NAD+ synthase, producing the protein MSHFSIASAQLNFVVGDMPGNARKIIDAAAQAAAQGTQLLLTPELGICGYAAEDLFQRPSFLAACDAAVAQVLEASRQWPDLTVVLGHPQAAQHAAHGRCYNAASVLRAGQVLASYRKQLLPNYREFDETRYFVEGTQTCVFEVAGSRIGLLICEDAWASQPARAAKAAGAQLLAVINASPFQMDKPGHREALLAERTRETGLPLVYAHLVGGQDELVFDGHSFALNADGQVAARAPGFDAHLLTVQVEATATGLQLSGPIAQPGDTNQQLWQALVVAVRDYLGKTGFPGAVLGLSGGIDSALVLAIAVDALGADKVRTVMMPSPYTADISWIDAREMAERLSVAYEEISIAPQFEAFKAALAHDFAGRAEDTTEENLQARIRGTLLMALSNKFGSIVLTTGNKSEMATGYCTLYGDMAGGFAVLRDVPKTRVFELARWRNAHDPYGTGRNPIPERIITRPPSAELRPDQKDQDSLPPYEVLDAIIARYMEQDADIDSIVAAGYPRADVERVVRLIRINEYKRRQAAVGPRLSARGFGRDWRYPITNGFRG; encoded by the coding sequence ATGTCCCATTTTTCCATTGCAAGCGCCCAGCTGAACTTTGTTGTGGGCGATATGCCGGGCAATGCCCGCAAGATCATTGATGCGGCGGCGCAGGCCGCGGCCCAGGGCACCCAGCTGCTGCTGACCCCCGAGCTGGGCATTTGCGGCTATGCCGCCGAGGACCTGTTCCAGCGCCCCTCGTTCCTGGCGGCCTGCGATGCCGCCGTGGCGCAGGTGCTGGAGGCCAGCCGGCAGTGGCCCGATCTGACGGTGGTGCTGGGCCACCCGCAGGCCGCGCAGCATGCGGCCCATGGCCGCTGCTACAACGCCGCCAGCGTGCTGCGCGCCGGCCAGGTGCTGGCCAGCTACCGCAAGCAGCTGCTGCCCAACTACCGTGAATTTGACGAGACCCGCTACTTTGTCGAAGGCACGCAGACCTGTGTGTTCGAGGTGGCGGGCAGCCGCATTGGCCTGCTGATCTGCGAAGACGCCTGGGCCAGCCAGCCCGCGCGGGCGGCCAAGGCGGCCGGGGCGCAGCTGCTGGCCGTCATCAATGCCTCGCCGTTCCAGATGGACAAGCCCGGCCACCGCGAGGCCCTGCTGGCCGAGCGCACGCGCGAGACCGGCTTGCCGCTGGTCTATGCACACCTGGTGGGTGGGCAGGATGAGCTGGTGTTTGACGGCCACTCGTTTGCGCTCAATGCCGATGGCCAGGTGGCCGCCCGCGCCCCGGGTTTTGACGCGCATCTGCTGACCGTGCAGGTCGAGGCCACGGCCACGGGCCTGCAGCTGTCCGGCCCCATCGCCCAGCCTGGCGACACCAACCAGCAACTGTGGCAGGCCTTGGTGGTGGCGGTGCGCGATTACCTGGGCAAGACCGGTTTCCCCGGAGCGGTGCTGGGTTTGTCGGGCGGTATCGATTCGGCGCTGGTGCTGGCCATTGCGGTTGATGCCCTGGGGGCCGACAAAGTGCGCACGGTGATGATGCCTTCGCCCTACACGGCCGATATCAGCTGGATCGATGCGCGCGAGATGGCCGAGCGCCTGTCCGTGGCCTATGAGGAGATCTCGATTGCGCCGCAGTTCGAAGCCTTCAAGGCCGCGCTGGCGCATGATTTTGCCGGCCGCGCCGAAGACACGACCGAGGAAAACCTGCAGGCCCGCATTCGGGGCACCTTGCTGATGGCGCTGTCCAACAAGTTTGGCTCCATTGTGCTGACCACCGGCAACAAGAGCGAGATGGCCACTGGCTACTGCACCTTGTACGGCGACATGGCCGGCGGCTTTGCGGTGCTGCGCGATGTGCCCAAGACCCGTGTGTTCGAGCTGGCGCGCTGGCGCAATGCCCATGACCCCTACGGAACCGGCCGCAACCCGATTCCGGAGCGCATCATTACCCGCCCGCCCAGTGCCGAGCTGCGCCCGGACCAGAAGGACCAGGACAGCCTGCCGCCCTATGAAGTGCTCGATGCGATCATCGCGCGCTATATGGAGCAGGACGCCGACATCGACAGCATTGTGGCTGCCGGCTACCCCCGCGCCGATGTGGAGCGGGTGGTGCGCCTGATCCGCATCAACGAATACAAGCGCCGCCAGGCCGCCGTGGGCCCGCGCCTGTCGGCCCGGGGTTTTGGCCGCGACTGGCGCTACCCCATCACCAACGGTTTTCGCGGCTGA